In Burkholderia sp. WP9, a genomic segment contains:
- the acs gene encoding acetate--CoA ligase, with product MSAIESVLQERRVFPPSAEVAAGATISGMDAYRALAAEAERDYEGFWGRLARETLSWNTPFTKVLDESNAPFYTWFEDGQLNASYNSIDRHVEAGNGERIAIIFEADDGTVTNVTYQDLLQRVSRFANALKKRGVKKGDRVVIYMPMSIEGIVAMQACARIGATHSVVFGGFSSKSLNERLVDVGAVALVTSDEQMRGGKALPLKNIADEALAMGGCEAVKSVIVYQRTGGKIAWNADRDLWMHELAQAESDQCAPEWVGAEHPLFILYTSGSTGKPKGVQHSTGGYLLWAAQTMKWTFDWKPTDVFWCTADIGWITGHSYITYGPLTLGGTQVVFEGVPTYPNAGRFWDMIAKHKVSLFYTAPTAIRSLIKAADADEKVHPKSYDLSTLRIIGTVGEPINPEAWVWYYENVGGSRCPIVDTWWQTETGGHMITPLPGATPLVPGSCTLPLPGIMAAVVDETGQDVPNGQGGILVVKRPWPSMLRNVWGDPDRYKKSYFPEELGGKLYLAGDGAVRDKETAYFTIMGRIDDVLNVSGHRLGTMEIESALVSNPLVAEAAVVGRPDATTGEAVCAFVVLKRARPEGEEAVKLANELRNWVGKEIGPIAKPKDIRFGENLPKTRSGKIMRRLLRSLAKGEEITQDVSTLENPAILDQLGESL from the coding sequence ATGTCTGCGATTGAATCGGTTCTTCAGGAACGCCGCGTTTTCCCGCCCTCCGCAGAAGTAGCGGCGGGTGCAACGATCTCCGGCATGGATGCGTACCGGGCGCTCGCCGCCGAAGCGGAACGCGATTACGAAGGTTTCTGGGGGCGCCTCGCTCGCGAGACGCTAAGCTGGAACACACCCTTCACCAAGGTGCTCGACGAATCGAATGCGCCGTTCTACACGTGGTTCGAAGACGGCCAGTTGAACGCGTCGTATAACAGCATCGACCGTCATGTCGAAGCCGGCAATGGCGAGCGCATCGCGATCATTTTCGAAGCGGATGACGGCACCGTCACCAACGTCACCTATCAGGATCTGCTGCAACGCGTGTCGCGCTTTGCGAATGCGTTGAAGAAGCGCGGCGTGAAGAAGGGCGACCGTGTCGTGATCTATATGCCGATGTCGATCGAAGGCATCGTCGCGATGCAGGCTTGCGCGCGCATCGGCGCCACGCACTCGGTCGTGTTCGGCGGCTTCTCGTCGAAGTCGCTCAACGAGCGGCTGGTGGACGTGGGCGCGGTCGCGCTCGTCACTTCGGACGAACAGATGCGCGGCGGCAAGGCGCTGCCGCTGAAGAACATCGCCGACGAAGCCCTCGCAATGGGCGGCTGCGAAGCGGTCAAAAGCGTGATCGTGTATCAGCGCACCGGCGGCAAGATCGCATGGAACGCAGACCGCGATCTGTGGATGCACGAACTCGCCCAGGCTGAATCGGATCAATGCGCGCCCGAGTGGGTCGGCGCCGAGCATCCGCTGTTCATCCTGTACACCTCCGGTTCGACGGGCAAGCCCAAGGGCGTGCAGCACAGCACCGGCGGCTATCTGCTGTGGGCCGCGCAGACCATGAAGTGGACCTTCGACTGGAAGCCCACGGATGTGTTCTGGTGTACCGCCGACATCGGCTGGATCACCGGCCATAGCTACATCACGTATGGTCCGTTGACGCTCGGCGGCACTCAGGTCGTGTTCGAAGGCGTGCCGACCTATCCGAACGCCGGTCGCTTCTGGGACATGATCGCCAAGCACAAGGTGTCGCTGTTCTATACGGCGCCGACCGCGATCCGCTCGCTGATCAAGGCCGCCGACGCCGACGAGAAAGTGCATCCGAAGAGCTACGACCTGTCCACGCTGCGTATCATCGGCACGGTCGGCGAGCCGATCAATCCGGAAGCGTGGGTCTGGTATTACGAGAACGTCGGCGGCAGCCGTTGCCCGATTGTCGACACGTGGTGGCAGACCGAAACCGGCGGCCACATGATCACGCCGCTGCCGGGCGCCACGCCGCTCGTGCCGGGTTCGTGCACATTGCCGCTGCCGGGCATCATGGCGGCGGTGGTCGATGAAACCGGCCAGGACGTGCCGAACGGGCAGGGCGGCATTCTGGTAGTGAAGCGCCCCTGGCCGTCCATGCTGCGTAACGTGTGGGGCGATCCGGACCGCTACAAGAAGAGCTACTTCCCCGAAGAACTCGGCGGCAAGCTCTATCTCGCCGGCGACGGCGCGGTGCGCGACAAGGAAACCGCCTACTTCACGATCATGGGCCGTATCGACGACGTGCTCAACGTGTCGGGCCACCGGCTCGGCACGATGGAGATCGAGTCGGCGCTGGTGTCGAACCCGCTCGTCGCCGAAGCGGCCGTGGTGGGCCGCCCCGATGCGACAACTGGCGAAGCCGTGTGCGCCTTCGTGGTGCTCAAGCGTGCGCGTCCCGAAGGCGAGGAAGCGGTCAAGCTCGCCAACGAACTGCGCAACTGGGTCGGCAAGGAGATCGGTCCGATCGCCAAGCCCAAGGACATCCGCTTCGGTGAAAATCTGCCGAAGACCCGTTCGGGCAAAATCATGCGCCGCCTGCTGCGCTCGCTCGCGAAGGGCGAGGAAATCACCCAGGACGTGTCCACCCTGGAGAACCCGGCGATTCTCGATCAACTCGGCGAGTCGCTCTGA
- a CDS encoding AraC family transcriptional regulator — METMLRSVAMSGYFDVTRRVGLNPVELAQQVGIDTAALANPDDRIPAAAACRLLELSAEKAACPTFALQMAETRQKFGTGVVNLLLAHKRTLREVLLATVEYRHLLNEALALYVEDVGDTVTIREDLAVEPGTPTNQAIELAVGILWRHSSALLGDHWKPRSVHFVHQGPKDLTFHRRFFGCPLEFGSDFNGFVCAAADLDYPNPAADPELVRYAESLADSLNVAGVDSTALEVRKAIYLLLPIEQATVELVARHLRLSVRTMQRQLELAHTSFSRLVEEVRGELAVRYMSNPRYPIGRVSALLGYSQQGSFTNWFNSRFGVTPRDWRNSHLK, encoded by the coding sequence ATGGAAACGATGTTGCGCTCGGTAGCCATGAGCGGCTATTTCGACGTGACGCGGCGGGTCGGACTGAATCCGGTCGAGCTTGCACAGCAGGTCGGGATCGATACTGCGGCGCTTGCCAATCCGGACGATCGCATCCCGGCAGCCGCCGCGTGCCGGCTGCTGGAGCTGTCGGCCGAAAAGGCCGCATGCCCGACTTTCGCGCTGCAAATGGCCGAGACCCGGCAGAAGTTCGGTACGGGTGTCGTCAATCTCCTGCTCGCGCACAAGCGCACGCTGCGCGAAGTGTTGCTGGCCACCGTCGAATACCGGCATCTGTTGAACGAAGCCTTGGCTCTGTACGTCGAGGACGTGGGGGACACAGTCACCATCCGCGAAGACCTGGCCGTCGAACCGGGCACGCCAACGAATCAGGCGATCGAACTCGCGGTCGGCATTCTCTGGCGCCACTCCAGCGCCCTGCTCGGCGATCACTGGAAACCGCGCTCGGTCCATTTTGTTCATCAGGGACCGAAAGACCTGACGTTTCATCGACGCTTCTTCGGCTGTCCGCTGGAGTTCGGCAGCGATTTCAACGGCTTCGTGTGTGCGGCCGCCGATCTCGACTACCCGAATCCCGCCGCTGACCCGGAACTGGTGCGATATGCCGAGAGCCTCGCGGATTCACTGAACGTGGCGGGTGTCGATTCGACCGCGCTGGAAGTGCGCAAGGCGATCTATTTGTTACTGCCCATCGAGCAGGCCACCGTCGAACTGGTTGCCCGACATTTGCGCTTGAGCGTACGGACGATGCAGCGCCAACTGGAATTGGCCCATACCAGCTTCTCGCGTCTGGTCGAGGAAGTCAGGGGCGAACTTGCCGTGCGCTATATGAGCAACCCGCGTTATCCCATCGGGCGGGTTTCCGCATTGCTGGGCTATTCGCAGCAGGGTTCGTTTACGAACTGGTTCAATTCACGCTTTGGCGTGACGCCGCGCGATTGGCGCAACAGCCATTTGAAATGA
- a CDS encoding helix-turn-helix domain-containing protein — MSTSPISSSGPLVSPYSSGPAGAFVPPVPDPRDALAGPPLQSAPREPDRRGAHKPVSTHALLRKHAASLTLQSSVTSPAAPQSPPTSAARFAADMVGRYDGGSQSRNHGADLKSAMVLWKTARLAMTGLPRDEVQVSQDEQELASALAQMDPATRKQFEQRAEALRTVPQDGYEAASSSLHQDVDQEMRRVESDPVSRMNAVFNAPVGIGLLGEDGQKQMAALLNEATKMNTPGATPTQREQAYAGAVGIKSRMQDQILQKSQDIHATQKKLWDESTARVNQILDDTGKYRIPNDTEKDTPETLKLPSSSDDPQWDGDTRLPAYAKTFPYQSVMEKLLSPDGYSQQERSRSTARTLPPEDRTRDLLTFQEGMSEPGSDIHQRVTKLEQQALSTMASPGPDLDAGTPATTLSSVAAHPPKYDQNYVQNLAAGYQGALQDTDKQIRTMLRQDTGGPLDKALYAIGRFVADLSPIPGMDWLATKLLDASFPNQGGLTGQQVRNIDLGAMFTGLLLGRGEPEAAESALKPVLGGSGEGALKLKPGPTGNPSPTVQPPVSGATAGPAFTPGGMPEAYALENMPSSYSPSATPGVYVDTANGQKFILADNQAFAVKYDKDNTTYRIYDPANPTRPTYPVRHDSESGKWEIHQDVGLQGGTRPISAETKLKAKELLSDGWMQKDVATLLGISPNSVSRIQSSFINPDPWTMPLCSDPFRQEVIAQLNAGAPREQIARDKHIQPETVDYIDQHYRRDRHAPQQATGARQPTASAAPCRPASPQPGTSTGGHTDPSAKRPRVDSPQPSGREAMTSEVLRQVADQIPAEQIAKNLGLTPEAIDETIERYVMDETRKLHEEFLAEQARQPIAAAHTPFVPPATRQDVIHRLNNGQTLADIAAHSGLTALQVDQIKDQYLQEELAHFNADLLRQ, encoded by the coding sequence ATGTCTACCAGTCCGATCAGCAGTTCCGGTCCGCTTGTATCTCCCTATTCGTCCGGCCCGGCTGGCGCTTTCGTACCACCGGTTCCCGATCCGCGTGACGCGCTGGCGGGACCACCCCTGCAGTCCGCACCGCGTGAACCCGACAGGCGGGGCGCTCATAAGCCGGTTTCAACACACGCATTGCTGCGGAAGCACGCCGCCAGCCTGACGTTGCAATCATCGGTGACATCGCCGGCCGCGCCGCAGTCGCCCCCAACGTCGGCGGCGCGGTTTGCCGCCGACATGGTCGGTCGATACGATGGCGGCAGCCAGTCACGCAACCATGGCGCCGACCTGAAGAGCGCCATGGTCCTGTGGAAGACGGCCAGGCTTGCGATGACCGGCCTGCCGCGCGACGAGGTCCAGGTCAGCCAGGACGAGCAGGAGCTTGCCTCCGCGCTCGCGCAGATGGACCCGGCCACGCGCAAGCAGTTCGAGCAGCGCGCCGAGGCGTTACGCACGGTGCCGCAAGATGGCTATGAAGCGGCAAGCTCCTCGTTGCATCAGGACGTCGACCAGGAAATGCGCCGCGTCGAATCGGACCCGGTCAGTCGCATGAACGCGGTATTCAATGCGCCGGTCGGCATCGGGTTGCTGGGCGAGGACGGCCAGAAACAGATGGCCGCGTTGCTCAACGAGGCGACGAAGATGAATACGCCGGGCGCCACACCCACCCAGCGCGAGCAGGCCTATGCGGGAGCCGTTGGGATCAAGTCGCGGATGCAGGATCAGATCCTGCAGAAATCGCAGGACATTCATGCGACCCAGAAGAAGCTCTGGGATGAGTCCACCGCGCGGGTGAACCAGATTCTCGACGACACAGGAAAATACAGGATTCCGAACGACACGGAAAAAGACACGCCGGAGACGCTAAAACTGCCCAGCTCCTCCGACGATCCGCAATGGGACGGGGACACGCGGCTGCCGGCCTATGCAAAGACGTTCCCGTACCAGTCGGTGATGGAGAAACTTCTCTCGCCTGACGGCTACTCGCAACAGGAGCGTAGCCGTTCAACCGCGCGAACGCTCCCGCCCGAAGATCGCACGCGCGATCTGCTCACCTTCCAGGAGGGCATGTCGGAACCGGGCTCGGACATTCACCAGCGCGTCACGAAACTGGAGCAGCAGGCGCTCTCGACGATGGCCAGTCCCGGCCCCGATCTGGACGCCGGCACGCCGGCCACGACCCTGAGCAGCGTGGCGGCGCATCCGCCGAAGTACGACCAGAACTACGTACAGAACCTCGCGGCCGGCTATCAGGGCGCGCTACAGGACACCGACAAGCAGATCCGTACGATGCTGAGGCAAGACACCGGCGGTCCTTTGGACAAGGCGCTGTACGCGATCGGCCGGTTCGTCGCGGACCTGTCGCCGATCCCCGGCATGGATTGGTTGGCCACGAAGTTGCTCGATGCCAGCTTCCCCAATCAGGGCGGGCTGACCGGTCAGCAGGTGAGGAACATCGATCTGGGGGCGATGTTCACCGGCTTGCTGCTCGGCAGGGGCGAGCCCGAGGCGGCCGAGAGCGCGCTGAAGCCGGTGCTGGGCGGGTCTGGTGAGGGCGCGCTGAAGCTGAAGCCAGGCCCGACGGGCAACCCGTCGCCTACGGTTCAACCGCCAGTGAGCGGCGCGACCGCAGGTCCCGCATTCACGCCAGGCGGCATGCCCGAAGCCTATGCACTCGAGAACATGCCATCTTCGTACAGTCCATCGGCTACGCCGGGCGTGTATGTCGATACGGCCAACGGCCAGAAATTCATCCTCGCCGACAACCAGGCGTTCGCGGTGAAATACGACAAGGACAACACCACCTACCGGATCTACGACCCCGCCAATCCGACCCGTCCCACCTATCCCGTGCGTCACGATTCAGAGTCCGGGAAGTGGGAAATCCATCAGGATGTCGGTCTGCAAGGCGGCACCCGTCCTATATCGGCGGAAACGAAACTAAAAGCCAAAGAATTGCTTAGCGACGGGTGGATGCAGAAGGACGTCGCGACACTATTGGGTATCAGCCCAAACTCTGTCAGTCGCATTCAGAGCTCGTTTATTAATCCGGATCCCTGGACGATGCCGCTGTGCTCGGACCCCTTCCGACAGGAGGTCATTGCCCAACTGAACGCCGGCGCCCCGCGAGAGCAGATCGCGCGCGATAAACATATCCAACCCGAAACCGTCGATTACATCGACCAGCATTATCGCCGGGACAGGCACGCGCCCCAGCAGGCAACCGGCGCTCGACAGCCGACCGCTTCGGCCGCGCCGTGCAGACCCGCGTCGCCGCAACCGGGCACCTCCACTGGCGGGCACACCGACCCATCGGCAAAACGCCCGCGCGTCGACTCGCCACAACCCTCCGGCCGGGAAGCAATGACATCGGAAGTGCTCAGGCAGGTCGCAGACCAGATTCCGGCTGAACAGATCGCAAAGAACCTGGGCCTGACGCCGGAGGCCATCGACGAGACAATCGAGCGCTATGTGATGGACGAAACCCGGAAGCTGCACGAAGAGTTCCTGGCCGAACAGGCCCGTCAGCCCATCGCCGCGGCACACACGCCATTTGTACCGCCCGCCACCCGGCAGGACGTGATCCATCGACTGAACAATGGACAGACGCTGGCCGACATTGCCGCTCATTCCGGTCTGACCGCGCTGCAGGTTGACCAGATCAAGGATCAGTACTTGCAGGAGGAGCTCGCGCATTTCAACGCGGATTTACTCAGGCAATAG
- a CDS encoding sodium:solute symporter family protein translates to MKLTNRLIRSYALYTLGFLLFIYVMWRIERTTGPGVWIGYVFLFVPIAVYAVIGLLSRTSDLVEYYVAGRRVPSAFNGMATAADWLSAASFIGLAGSIYATGYDGLAYLMGWTGGYCLVAFLLAPYVRKLARYTIPDFLGTRFSSNAVRGLAALAAILCSFVYLVAQIQGVGLIATRFIGVDFAVGIFCGLAGILVCSFLGGMRAVTWTQVAQYIILIAAILIPVSMIAHKDGLGWVPQFDYGRLMERVEGLEKQVREAPLEQTVRDDYRRRAALMQVRLDALPQSYVDEKQRLKQEVADLRRHNGPLREIKERERALEQFPRDAGAAQIVWSQRRDEMLMRAAAPVPMHEPFPAATDQDRRIHERNFLSLLLCLSLGTASLPHILTRYNTTTSVASARRSVGWTLFFVALFYLTVPVLAVLIKYEILTNLVGHHFADLPQWLMQWRKVEPSLISLADTNGDGIVRWSEIQMQPDMVVLAAPEIAGLPYVMSGLIAAGALAAALSTADGLLLTIANALSHDVYYHMVDPNASSQRRVTISKILLLGVALFASYVASLNTGNILFLVGAAFSLAASSLFPVLVLGVFWKRTTRLGAVAGMVAGLVVCIYYIVSTYPFFTQMTGFAGARWFGIEPISSGVFGVPAGFLVAIGVSLIDRKPDAYTRALVDYIRHP, encoded by the coding sequence ATGAAGCTCACGAACCGGCTGATCCGTTCCTACGCCCTCTATACCCTCGGCTTTCTGCTCTTCATTTATGTGATGTGGCGCATCGAACGCACCACGGGTCCGGGAGTGTGGATCGGCTACGTGTTCCTGTTCGTGCCGATCGCGGTGTATGCGGTGATCGGCCTGCTGTCGCGCACGTCCGATCTCGTCGAATACTATGTGGCGGGGCGGCGTGTGCCGTCCGCTTTCAACGGTATGGCGACGGCCGCGGACTGGCTTTCGGCGGCCTCGTTCATCGGCCTCGCTGGCTCGATCTATGCGACCGGATATGACGGTCTCGCGTATCTGATGGGCTGGACCGGCGGCTATTGCCTGGTCGCATTCCTGCTCGCGCCGTATGTCCGCAAGCTCGCGCGCTACACGATTCCCGATTTTCTCGGCACGCGTTTTTCGAGCAATGCCGTGCGCGGCCTTGCGGCGCTGGCGGCTATCCTGTGCTCGTTCGTTTATCTGGTTGCGCAGATCCAGGGCGTCGGCCTGATCGCGACGCGCTTTATCGGCGTGGATTTCGCCGTCGGCATTTTCTGCGGCCTCGCGGGCATTCTGGTGTGTTCGTTTCTCGGCGGCATGCGCGCCGTCACGTGGACGCAGGTTGCGCAGTACATCATCCTGATCGCGGCGATTCTGATTCCCGTGTCGATGATCGCTCACAAGGATGGCCTCGGCTGGGTGCCGCAATTCGACTATGGCCGCTTGATGGAGCGGGTTGAAGGCCTCGAAAAGCAGGTGCGCGAAGCGCCGCTCGAGCAGACCGTGCGCGACGATTATCGACGCCGTGCCGCGCTCATGCAGGTGCGGCTCGACGCGCTGCCGCAATCGTACGTCGACGAGAAGCAGCGTCTCAAGCAGGAAGTCGCCGACCTGCGCCGCCATAACGGGCCGCTGCGCGAGATCAAGGAGCGCGAGAGGGCGCTCGAACAGTTTCCACGCGACGCCGGCGCCGCGCAGATCGTCTGGAGCCAGCGACGCGATGAAATGCTGATGCGCGCGGCCGCACCGGTGCCGATGCATGAGCCGTTCCCCGCCGCGACCGACCAGGATCGGCGCATTCATGAGCGCAATTTTCTGTCGCTGCTGCTGTGCCTGTCGCTCGGGACGGCGAGCCTGCCGCATATCCTGACGCGTTACAACACGACGACCTCGGTCGCGTCCGCGCGGCGCTCCGTGGGATGGACGCTCTTCTTCGTCGCGCTGTTCTATCTGACGGTGCCGGTGCTGGCGGTGCTGATCAAGTACGAGATATTGACCAACCTGGTGGGGCATCACTTCGCCGACTTGCCGCAGTGGCTCATGCAATGGCGCAAGGTCGAGCCGAGCCTGATCAGTCTCGCCGATACGAATGGCGACGGCATCGTGCGTTGGAGTGAGATCCAGATGCAGCCCGACATGGTCGTGCTTGCCGCGCCGGAGATCGCGGGGCTGCCTTATGTGATGTCGGGGCTGATCGCGGCGGGCGCGCTGGCGGCGGCGCTTTCCACCGCGGACGGTTTGCTGCTCACCATCGCCAATGCCTTGTCGCACGATGTGTACTACCACATGGTCGATCCGAACGCGTCGAGTCAGCGGCGCGTGACGATCTCGAAGATTCTATTGCTGGGGGTGGCGCTGTTCGCGTCTTATGTGGCGTCGCTGAACACGGGGAACATTCTGTTTCTGGTCGGTGCGGCGTTTTCACTGGCGGCGTCGAGCCTGTTTCCGGTGCTGGTGCTGGGCGTGTTCTGGAAGCGCACCACGCGGCTGGGGGCGGTGGCGGGCATGGTGGCGGGGCTGGTGGTGTGCATCTATTACATCGTCTCCACATACCCGTTCTTCACGCAGATGACGGGCTTCGCCGGCGCGCGCTGGTTCGGGATCGAGCCGATCAGTTCCGGCGTATTCGGCGTGCCGGCGGGGTTTCTGGTGGCGATCGGCGTGAGTCTGATCGACCGCAAACCGGACGCTTATACGCGGGCGCTGGTGGACTATATCCGGCATCCTTAA
- a CDS encoding DUF4212 domain-containing protein: protein MAAPQHSSHATFNPPPDPPAVSAAMARAHQKYWRFNVALIATLMTVGFIVSFVFPLMAPALAQVRVGGFRLPFYLGAQGAILIYLALIVVYIVLMQGADRRLQRALVADASFSVRVPTTSGN, encoded by the coding sequence ATGGCCGCGCCGCAGCATTCCTCTCACGCTACGTTCAATCCTCCGCCAGACCCGCCCGCGGTCTCGGCGGCGATGGCGCGCGCGCATCAAAAATACTGGCGCTTCAACGTGGCATTGATTGCGACGTTGATGACCGTGGGCTTCATCGTGTCGTTCGTCTTTCCGCTCATGGCGCCGGCTCTGGCGCAGGTGCGTGTCGGGGGCTTCAGGCTGCCGTTCTACCTCGGCGCGCAGGGTGCGATCCTGATCTACCTGGCGCTGATCGTGGTGTATATCGTGCTGATGCAAGGCGCCGACCGCCGGCTGCAACGCGCCCTGGTTGCGGACGCAAGCTTCAGCGTCCGCGTGCCCACCACGAGCGGAAACTGA
- a CDS encoding 3-keto-5-aminohexanoate cleavage protein, translating into MQFLDDSLHPENQDKVVITTAPYGPEWMPEDFPEDIPVTMAEQIQKAVDCYNAGATVLHLHVRELDGKGSKRLSKFNELIAGVRAAVPDMIIQVGGSISFAPEDDGQAAKWLSDDTRHMLADLDPKPDQVTVAINTTQMNIMELLYPAYLEGTSLSNPALMAAYSEMTVPAGPAWVEEHLRRLQASGIQPHFQLTGIHALETLDRLVRKGAYKGPLNLTWIGIGGGFDGPNPFNFFNFVHRAPDGCTLTAESLLKNVLPFNMMALAMGLHPRCGIEDTIIDQHGNRMTSVQQIEQCVRVARELGREIASGKEARDIYRIGVQYETVGETLAANGMAPNREAGVKNLPLRAA; encoded by the coding sequence ATGCAATTCCTCGACGATTCGCTGCACCCCGAGAACCAGGACAAGGTTGTCATCACGACCGCTCCGTACGGCCCGGAATGGATGCCCGAGGACTTTCCGGAAGACATTCCAGTGACGATGGCCGAGCAGATCCAGAAGGCCGTCGATTGCTACAACGCGGGCGCGACTGTCCTGCACCTGCATGTGCGTGAACTGGATGGCAAGGGCTCCAAGCGCCTGTCGAAATTCAACGAACTCATCGCGGGTGTCCGCGCGGCCGTGCCGGACATGATCATCCAGGTCGGGGGCTCGATCTCGTTCGCGCCGGAAGACGACGGTCAGGCCGCAAAGTGGCTCTCCGACGACACACGTCACATGCTGGCCGATCTCGACCCGAAGCCCGATCAGGTGACGGTGGCGATCAACACCACGCAGATGAACATCATGGAGTTGCTCTATCCGGCGTACCTGGAGGGCACCTCGTTGTCCAATCCCGCGCTCATGGCCGCTTATAGCGAAATGACGGTTCCCGCCGGCCCCGCATGGGTCGAGGAGCACCTGCGCCGTCTGCAGGCTTCGGGCATTCAGCCGCATTTCCAGCTGACGGGCATCCATGCGCTCGAGACACTTGATCGCCTCGTGCGCAAAGGTGCCTACAAGGGGCCGCTCAACCTGACGTGGATCGGTATCGGCGGGGGCTTCGACGGCCCGAACCCGTTCAACTTCTTCAACTTCGTGCATCGCGCGCCGGACGGCTGCACGCTCACGGCCGAATCGCTGCTCAAGAACGTGTTGCCGTTCAACATGATGGCGCTGGCCATGGGCCTGCATCCTCGTTGCGGCATCGAAGACACGATCATCGACCAGCACGGCAACCGGATGACCTCGGTGCAGCAGATCGAGCAGTGCGTGCGCGTGGCGCGCGAACTGGGCCGCGAGATCGCTTCCGGCAAGGAAGCGCGCGACATCTACCGCATCGGTGTGCAATACGAAACGGTCGGCGAGACGCTCGCGGCCAACGGCATGGCGCCGAATCGCGAGGCGGGTGTGAAGAACCTGCCGCTGCGCGCGGCGTAA
- a CDS encoding DUF1521 domain-containing protein → MPNDNSISLPCRTRSQFHTVGDAVPSIWSSRLFYFRNIDMSTTTQAHYNSFAVYNSANNRSQFAAQSQRFGANSFGGRGPSEPMSRMRGNFSQTSFSMTSRNSPHGSSSTITAQSTSIGRGYGQPPAPGYHRGESYSQSNMEINSRSVKNSRDCDRTPPRNDRDRSSSQVKVDGFTDGKTGTIHTEPFDFKFSKADSSISITNKQTGVTNKVWGDPHYDKQGTFNGALDFKIPGGHLTVDPKAAKNNSKVSYADTATLSMGNKTYTIGNISQESSAPLTVQESRGRSAPHGYTLEATMGAAGFVDPHTGKAPTQADFNRYAA, encoded by the coding sequence ATGCCGAACGACAATTCAATCTCTTTACCATGTCGTACACGGAGCCAATTCCACACCGTCGGCGACGCGGTTCCGTCAATCTGGTCAAGCCGACTTTTTTATTTCCGGAACATCGACATGTCAACAACGACGCAAGCCCACTACAACTCCTTCGCCGTCTATAACAGCGCGAACAATCGTTCGCAATTTGCAGCGCAGTCGCAGCGTTTCGGTGCTAACTCGTTCGGCGGCCGCGGCCCGTCGGAACCGATGTCCAGAATGCGGGGCAACTTCTCGCAGACGTCGTTCTCCATGACCAGCCGCAACTCGCCGCACGGCTCGAGCAGCACAATCACCGCGCAATCGACGAGCATCGGCCGCGGCTATGGCCAACCGCCCGCACCGGGTTACCATCGCGGCGAGTCGTACAGCCAAAGCAATATGGAAATCAACAGCCGCTCCGTGAAGAATTCGCGCGATTGCGATCGCACGCCGCCGCGCAACGACCGCGATAGGAGTTCATCGCAAGTCAAAGTCGACGGCTTCACCGACGGCAAAACTGGCACCATTCACACCGAGCCCTTCGACTTTAAATTCTCGAAGGCCGACTCGTCGATCTCCATCACCAACAAGCAAACCGGCGTGACGAATAAAGTTTGGGGCGACCCGCATTACGATAAGCAGGGCACATTCAATGGCGCCTTGGACTTCAAAATTCCAGGCGGCCACCTCACAGTCGACCCGAAGGCAGCCAAGAACAATTCGAAGGTCTCCTATGCGGACACGGCGACCCTAAGCATGGGAAATAAGACGTACACGATCGGCAACATCAGTCAGGAGAGCAGCGCACCGCTCACCGTGCAGGAGAGCCGCGGCCGCTCCGCACCGCATGGCTACACGCTCGAGGCCACCATGGGCGCCGCCGGCTTTGTCGATCCGCACACCGGCAAAGCGCCGACGCAGGCCGATTTCAACCGCTACGCAGCGTAA